GGCTATCGCGATCTCACCGGCTCACCGATGCTGACGCAGGGACTACTCCGGCGTGGGATGGCATCGGCAATTGGCTGCTGGCTGGCCGAGATACTGCAACAGTGCGGTTTGCCCCCCGGCATCCCGCGCTGGCCCAACGGTGCAGTCCTGGCCGCCACCTGTGGTCACGATGTCGATTATCCAGAAGTTGTGCGCTGGCTGGAGCCGCTGCGGATTGTGCGGCGACAGGGGATGCGCGGACTGCGGGCAGCCCGTGATGTGATCACCGGTCGTCGCCACCACTGGCACTTCCACTCGTGGATCGCTCTTGAAGAGCAGATCGGTGCTCGCTCAGCGTTTTACTTCGTTGCCCGCAAAGGGTCGTTGCTGGAATATGCAACCGGACGTCCCGATCCCTTCTACGATGTGCAGGCGCCGCACTTCCGTGCGCTCTTCCGCGAATTGAGTGCTGCCGGCTGGGAGATCGGTCTGCACGCCAGCTACCTGGCCTACACCGACCGTCGCATCTTCGCTGCCGAACGCGAACGGCTGGCGGTCGCCAGCGGCCAACCGATTGAAGGGAATCGCCATCACTACTGGCACCTCCATCCGCAACAGCCCGAACAAACGCTGCTCATCCACGAGCAGGTTGGGTTTCACTACGATGCATCCCTGACCCACAACCGGTATCTGGGCTGGCGTCGGAGTAGTACCTGGCCCTTCTTCCCCTGGCACCGCAGGTTGCGCCGGGCAATTCGCACCTTGCAACTGCCAACCGGCTGGATGGACGATCACCTGTTTGGGCAGAAGCAGTTTAACCCCGGTGAACGTGATACCCTGCTTGGCGATCTGCGTGAGACCGTCTCTCGCCAGGGTGGTTTACTACTGGTCGATGTGCATGATTATGTCTATGACGACACGCTCTTTCCGGGATGGGCAGCGATCTACCGTTCCCTGTGGGAAGACCTGGCAGCACGTGGCCGGGTCTGGTTCGCAACCCCGGCAGCCATCGCCAGACACTGGTCGGCGCGGGCCAGCAGTATCGCGGAAAACAGCCATGGCCTCGGCGAAGATGAACAGATGTGAAGAAATCCGGTAATACCTGGGCAGCGAACATGAATCTCTTCCGTACCGCCATCTTTATCCTGCTCTTCATCGTGCCACCAGCCTGTAAACCGGCTATCTTACGCATCTGTTGCGGTGCTCAGATTGGCCGAGGCGTCTCGATTGGCTGGTTCAGTACCGTGATGGGGCGCCACATCAGCATCGGCGATCACAGCGCGATCCGTGCCTTGACCATCATCAACTGTGGCGGTGACCTCAGCATTGGTCGTTACAGCATCATCAGCAGCTTCATCCTGGTGTACGGTGCTGCCGGTTTGCGGATCGGTCATCACAGCTACATCGGCCCGCAATCGCTCATCAACACCGAGGAAGAGGTGCGGATCGGCGACTGGAGTGCGCTCGGCGCCCGTTGCATGGTGTACACCCACGGTTCATTTCTGCCCTACACCGAGGGCTATTGGGTACGCTTCGCACCGGTGGTGATCGGCAATCGGGTCTGGTGTGCTGCCGGCGTCTTTCTCCACCCCGGCACGACTATCGGCGATAACAGTTTTGTGAACTCGCGCTCGGTGGTCAGTGGTGACATTCCGGCGAATGCAATCGTCGAAGGACATCCGGCCCAGGTGGTCAACACGATGAACCGTATGCAGCGCACGATCACCCCGCGACGGCTTGATGCAATCGCCGGCCAGATGCTACGTCATTTTCTGGCAATTGCCACGAATCACGGCGAACTAAGGTTACTGAGCGATACGCCCCACCCGCTGGTTCAGGTTGGGCGGCACACCTATCGGATAGTGCTGGTACCGGCCCACGGTGAAACACCAGTCGCTGCCCCTGACCAACCGACCGTCTGGCTTATCTGTCGGCCCGACTGGCAACCGGCACCGACGCAGCTCTGGCTCAACCTGATCACCTATCGGCGCAGCCCTGCGCGCGCAGTCATTCTTGATGCACTGTGCACATTTTTACAGCGCTACTACGGTATTCAACTCGAATATGAAGAGAGGTAACTTATGGCGCGCGTCCTCACCGTCCTCGGCACCCGACCAGAGATTATTAAACTCTCACCGGTGATTCCACTGCTCGAAGAACGCTTTGATCATATCCTGGTGCATTCTGGTCAGCACTATTCGTATGAGGTTGACGCTATCTTTTTTGAGGAACTGAGTCTGCCATCGCCCCGCTACACCCTCGGC
This genomic window from Chloroflexus aurantiacus J-10-fl contains:
- a CDS encoding polysaccharide deacetylase family protein, which codes for MIPTVRIAIDPALAARRAEITYTWRTLLTGMGYSWYEEQWQAAPVTIAYTTDPAQAPPAQIVIHACAERWANPALARLRGHTIQRGYTLPLLEGDHEHVQPVVVHGSLHIGHDPIFAAFWLLSGYEEEQYPTLKHGYRDLTGSPMLTQGLLRRGMASAIGCWLAEILQQCGLPPGIPRWPNGAVLAATCGHDVDYPEVVRWLEPLRIVRRQGMRGLRAARDVITGRRHHWHFHSWIALEEQIGARSAFYFVARKGSLLEYATGRPDPFYDVQAPHFRALFRELSAAGWEIGLHASYLAYTDRRIFAAERERLAVASGQPIEGNRHHYWHLHPQQPEQTLLIHEQVGFHYDASLTHNRYLGWRRSSTWPFFPWHRRLRRAIRTLQLPTGWMDDHLFGQKQFNPGERDTLLGDLRETVSRQGGLLLVDVHDYVYDDTLFPGWAAIYRSLWEDLAARGRVWFATPAAIARHWSARASSIAENSHGLGEDEQM
- a CDS encoding acyltransferase encodes the protein MKKSGNTWAANMNLFRTAIFILLFIVPPACKPAILRICCGAQIGRGVSIGWFSTVMGRHISIGDHSAIRALTIINCGGDLSIGRYSIISSFILVYGAAGLRIGHHSYIGPQSLINTEEEVRIGDWSALGARCMVYTHGSFLPYTEGYWVRFAPVVIGNRVWCAAGVFLHPGTTIGDNSFVNSRSVVSGDIPANAIVEGHPAQVVNTMNRMQRTITPRRLDAIAGQMLRHFLAIATNHGELRLLSDTPHPLVQVGRHTYRIVLVPAHGETPVAAPDQPTVWLICRPDWQPAPTQLWLNLITYRRSPARAVILDALCTFLQRYYGIQLEYEER